A region of the Roseovarius nanhaiticus genome:
CGATATCGGACATATCCCCGCCTGGCTGGACAGGTGACGCGCCATCCAGCCTTCGGCCTCGCGCTGGCAAGTTTCGGGGCGCTGGTGCTGACGCCGGATGCGATGTTCCTGCGTCTGTCCGAGATGTCCGGCCCGCAAATGCTGGGCTGGCGTGGCATATTCATGGGACTGTCACTGACACTGATATGGGTTCTGACCAGCCGCACACGCCGCGCGGATCTGGCTCTTCTGACCAGCGGCGCAGGCCTTGCCATCGTGGCGTGCCAATTCTTCAACTCGTCCTTTTTCGCCCTCGGGATCGGCGCGGCGCCGGTGGCCATCGTACTCTTTGGTGTCGCCACTACGCCGATCTGGGCGGCGCTGCTGGCCTGGGCCTTTCTGGGTGAGAGGACGGCACGGGCGACCTGGATCACCATCGGCGTGGTCGCCATGGGCATCGGCATCGCTGTCCTCGGCGGCGAAGACATGAAGGGCACGCCGGGCGCCGTGCTGTTCGGAGCCTTTGCGGGCCTTGCCGTCGCGCTGATGCTGGCGGCGAATTTCGTCGTGCTGCGCGCGCGCCCCGCGCTGCCTATCCCGCTGCTGATAGGGCTTGGCGCGCTCTGTGCGGGGGTTGCCGGGGTGACAGCGACGGGGCCGGCACAGATGACGGATGGGAATGTCTGGGCCATTGCGATCACCGGCTGCATCATTTTGCCCGTCTCGTTCCTGTCGCTGTCCATCGCCTCGCGCTATACTGCGGCCGCGAATGTCAGCCTGCTCCTGCTGCTCGAGACTGTGCTGGGCCCGGCCTGGGTCTGGCTAGCGCTGGGCGAGGCGCTGACGCCTAGAATGTTGCTGGGCGGGGGCATTGTGGTGGTGGCCATCGCCACCTACCTGCTGCACGCGCGGCGCCAAGCGCGCCGGTATCGAGCAAAAACGACCTAAGCTGCCGCTAAGTGAACACTGCCGCGCCCCGCGCCATGCATCATGGAGGGCAACACGCGCGAAAGGACGCCCCATGGCAGAAGCACTCAAGCGCAAAGGGCGCAGCGGCGGGCGCGCGGGCAATACCGGGCGCCGCGGCACGGCGGTGATCGAACAGATGCCCTGGGCGCCGCCCCTCAACATCGACCGTCCGACCGAGCCGCTGGACGACGTTGGCGTCGCCGCGATCCACAACGGCGCGATGCGCATCCTCGAGGAGATCGGGATCGAGATCCTGAATGCTGAGGCGCTCGAGGTTTTCCGCGCCTCGACCGGCTGCACCATCGCGGGCACCAACCTGCGCATGGGGCGCGACTTCGTGATGGAGATGATCGCCCTCGCGCCAGAAAGCTGGACGATCACGCCGCGCAACCCGGACCGGCAAATCACCATGGGCGGGCGCCATCTCAATTTTGGCAACGTGTCATCGCCGCCCAGCTATTGGGACATGAAGCTGGGCCGCAAGGTGACCGGCACGCGCGAGATGTGCGCGAACCTTCTGAAGCTCAGCCAGTATTTCAACTGCATCCATTTCGTCGGCGGCTACCCGGTCGAGCCGCAGGATATCCACGCCTCGGTGCGCCATCTCGATGTGCTCTACGACAAGCTGACTCTGACCGACAAGGTGGCGCATGCCTACTCACTGGGCCGCGAGCGCGTCGAGGACGTGATGGAGATGGTGCGCATCGCGGGCGGGCTAAGCCATGCCGAGTTCGACGCAACCCCCCGCATGTATACCAACATCAACTCCACCTCGCCGCTCAAGCATGACGAGCCCATGCTGGACGGCTGGATGCGCCTCGCGCGGCGCGGGCAGGGGCTGGTGGTAACGCCCTTTACCCTGGCAGGCGCCATGGCGCCGGTGACGATGGCGGGCGCGGTGGCGCAATCGCTGGCCGAGGCGCTGGTGGCGGTGGTGCTGGCCCAACTGGTGCGCCCCGGCGCGCCCTGCGCCATCGGCACCTTCACCTCGAATGTCGACATGAAATCCGGCGCGCCCGCTTTCGGCACGCCCGAATACATGCGCGCGACGCAGATGACCGGCCAGCTTTGCCGTCTCTACAAGCTGCCCATGCGCGCCAGCGGCGTCTGCGCCGCCAACGTGCCCGACGCGCAGGCGACATGGGAGACGTCCAACAGCCTTTGGTCCGCCGTCCAGTCGGGCGCGCATATGGTCTATCACGCGGCGGGCTGGCTGGAGGGCGGACTGATCGCCAGCCCCGAGAAATTCGTGATGGATTGTGAGATCCTGCAGCATATCCAGCGTTACATGGACCCGAGCCTCACGGCCACCGGCCCCGACGAGATCGCCGTCGAGGCCATCGCCGAGGTCGGCAATCAGGGCCATTTCTTTGGCATCCAGCATACGCAGGACCGCTACGCCACCGCCTTCTACCAGCCATTCCTCAGCGATTGGCGCAATTTCGAGGCATGGGAGGCGGCGGGCGGCGTCTGGACCGCGCAGCGCGCGCATCAAGTGGTGCAGGATATTCTCGCCAGCTTTGAGGCCCCTCCGATGGAGGATGCCATTCGCGAAGAACTGGCCGATTTCGTCGCTCGGCGCAAATCAGAAGGCGGTGCGCCCACCGACTTCTGAGCACAGCCAAAAGGAGCGCGCTCCGCGCGCGCTGGCTTGGTGGGCGCGCTTGGCTTGCGCGATGCCTCGTGGCGAGCAGGGCGATGCTTGCAGATGTCGATTGAGTATTTTCGCCAAGATGAAGACTGGCTGCCGCGCTTCTTCATCTTGGTAGAAATACTCAAATCCGTCGCAGGCACTTGAGTGCCGTCAGGCATTCTTGTCGAGCGTGGCGCGGCAGGCGCGGTCGACGGCGGCGTGGAGGAGCACCGTGAAGACGGCCAGGACGATGAGGGCCGCGAACATCAGATCCGTTTTCGCGCGGCCATTGGCCAGCAGCATCAGGTAGCCAAGGCCCTTGGACGCGCCGACCCATTCGCCAATGATGGCCCCAATCGGGGCGTAGACTGCGGCTAGGCGCAGGCCCGAGGCGAAACCGGGCAGTGCGGCTGGAATGCGGATGTGGCGCATGATGCGCGCCGGGCTGGCCCCCATGAGGCGGGCCATGTCGATCCAGGATTGGGGCGTGCGCATGAGAGCGTCGAAAAAGGCCGAAGTGACCGGGAAATAGATGACAAGGAGGGTCATCACCACCTTCGATCCGATGCCGTAGCCGAACCAGAGCGTCAGGATAGGCGCCAGGGCAAAGACGGGCACCGCTTGTGAAAAGATCAGCATCGGCCGCACGAGGCTGCGCGCGATAGGAGAGGCGGCGAGGCCGATCGCCGTGAGCCCGCCGAAGAGTGCGCCTAGCGCCAGGCCCGCCAGAACTTCGGTCCCGGTGATCATGGTGTGATAAGCGATGAGCGCGCGGCTGTCCCACAGGGTTTCGGCAACCAGCGCGGGTCCGGGCAGGATGAAACGCGGCACGCCCGTCAGGATGACCAGCGCCTGCCAAGCTGCCAGCGCAACGAGGGCCGAGGCGGTGATGCTGGCTGCGCGGTTCATGAGGCGTCCCTTCCCGGGCCGCGCAGGGCGGCGAGAAGCGCGCCTTGCGCTTGTAGCGTATCGGCGTCGTCGACGGGCCGGGGCGGTGCGCCCGGCGGCACCCGCCAAGGCGTAAGCCCGGTCTCGCTCAGAATTTCGATGGCGGTGCCGAGGCGGGCCGCTTCGGCAGGATCATGCGTGACCATCAGCACCGTATGGCCGGTCAGCAATTCGGCGGTCAGGTCCTGCATTTGGGCCCGGGTGCGCGCATCCAGCGCCGAGAATGGCTCGTCCAGCAGGATGAGAGGCCGGTCCTCCATCAAGGTGCGAGCGAGGGCCGCGCGCTGGCGCTGACCGCCGGAGAGCTGACCGGGTTTCTTTTCCAAGTGTTCGCTGAGGCCTACCCGCTCGATCATCGCTATCGCGCGCTGCGGCTGCGCTGGATCGCCGCGCAGGCGGGCGCCGAGCATGACATTCTCGGTGACGCTCAGCCATGGCAGCAGCAGGTCGCTTTGCGACATTAGCGCGACGCGGCCCCTGAGAGGCGCGCCGTCGCTTATGGTAAGCGTTCCCGTCAACTCTGCCTCATCCGCGATCCCTGCAATCACACGCAGAAGGGTCGATTTTCCGATCCCGGACGGGCCAAGCAGGCATGTCCAGCTGCCGGGCGCGACCGTCAGCGCGATATGCGGCACCACAGGCGTGCCCGCGACCGAAACGCTGCCCGTCAGGGTGAGACCGGGCGCGCTCATTCTGGCAGAGCCATATCCCAGAAGCCGATCTCGAGCCGCGTGGCCGTGACGAACCGATGCGAGAGCTGCGGCCAGCGGGGGCTCTCCATGGGGCGGTCCCCCAATTGCCGGGTGACGGCGGCATCCAGAAGCGCGCCAACCTCGTGGCAGACCTGTTGATTACCTTCGCCTGCGTAGGTGTCGATCCAGTCGGCATAGGGTGTCTTGCCCTTTGCCGCCGACAGGCGCAGGCCGATCTCGCCATAGCCCAGAACGCAGGGTGCCAGCGCGGCCAGAAGATCCAGAAAATCGCCCGAATGGCCCGCATCGAGTACGTAGCGCGTATAAGCGATGTTCTGAGGCAGCTCCTCGGCGGTGAAGAGCGTGGCCTCGTCCAGCCCCTCGGCGGCACAGGTGGCGACATGCAGCGCGATTTCCTCGTTCAGCAGGGCATCAAGCGTGCACGCGGCAAAGCGCATCTCGTCTACTGTGCCCGCCTTGGTCACCGCCAATGCCCAGGCGCGCGAGAAATGAATGAGGAATAGGTAGTCCTGCACCAGATAGCGCAGATAGGCGGCGCGCGGCAGGCTGCCGTCGCCCAGCCCCTCGACGAAGGGGTGGTGCGTATAGGCGTGCCAAGGCTCTGCCGCCTCGGCGCGCCATGCGGCGAAGGTCGCCCCGTACATCACTGCGCGCCTTGCGCGGCGCCGGGATCGATCGCCAGTTGCGACAGCGGACGCGTGCCTTCGATCAGCCCTGCCTCGCTGAGGAAACGCTCGAATTGGGTATAGCGCGCAGTATCGACCGCGGCGGGGCGCAGGGCAAAGCGGGGCAGCGTGTCGGCCCAGGCGCGCGCGTTCAGCTCGTCATCAAGCTCGGTGCTGGTGGATTTGAAGATCTCCCAGCTCTCATCGGGGTGGTTGACGATGTATTGCGTCGCCAGCTCGGTCGCGCGCATGAAGCGCGAGATCATGTCCGCGTCCATCGTCTCGGGATTGGCGACATAGATCAGCTCGTCATAGGGTGGCACACCCTCTTCTTCGATGAAGAAACATTTGCCGGGGGCGCCCTCGATCTCCATCTGGTTCAGCTCGAAATTGCGGTAGGCGCCGATCACGGCGTCGACCTGGCCCGACATGACCGACGGGCCGAGCGACCAGTTGACATTGATCATCTCGACTTCGTCGAGGGTGATGTCGTTGGCGCCCAGGATGGCGTCCATCAGCGCCTCTTCAACACCGGCGACGGAATAGCCGATCTTGGCGCCCTTGAGGTCCGCGATCTGCTTGATCGGGCCATCCTCCAGCACCAGAAGGCAATTCAGCGGGCTGGCGACCAGCGTGCCGACGCGGATCAGGGGCAGGCCTTCGGCCACCTGCAGGTGCAGCTGCGGCTGGTAGGAAATGCCAAGGTCGGCCTGACCCGCCGCCACCATCTTGGGCGGGGACGAGGCATCGGCGGGCGCGACCACCTCCACTTCAAGGCCCGCATCGGCGAAATATCCGCGCTCTTGCGCGACGATGATGGGGCCGTGATTGGGATTGATGAACCAGTCCAGCACGAGGGTCATTTTGTCCTGTGCCAGCGCGGGCGTGCTGGCGAGGAAGGTGGCGGTGGAAATCAGGGCGGCGGCGAGGGGCTTCATCTTTGGCTCCGGTCAGAATGCGGCCCGGCGGGGGCTGATGCGTTCCGGAGCATTCCCCGGTCTGCAACAGCATCCGCATGAGGCAGCGGTGCAAATATCGGCCAGAGCAGGGGGAAAGATCATGGGATAAATTGCGCGCGACACGGCGTGCAGCCCATACTCCGTTCCCTCCGCCGGTACTGACCGGATCAGGTTCGATGGGTCGGCATCATCGCCTCTCAGCCCCGGCATCGCGGAGCACCCCAACGGATATTTGCTAAGGTAGCCTCTCCCCCTCGCTGTTGCAAGGAGAGCTGCCTGCCCGTTTTGCCGCAAACCGGATTGTTCCGACCGAGTGCCGCACGATCTGTGCCGTTAGGGGGGGATTCACCTCGGCCGTCTAGGATGCACCCCAGTGCGACCATGCGAGGAAGAGTTTGAGTATGCCGATTTTCCTTTTCATAGGAAACTTTGCCCAGATCGACACGAACGAGACCGATTGGGATGCCGAGTCGCCAAATGCGCTCTTGGGCACGTATGGAAAGGATGTTTTGCAAAATGTCACCGTGTCGGCCAACGATCTGGATGGTAGCGGCGGCATCAACGACGATGATCGCGGCGCGCGGGTCGAGCCGGTGACATATGATCGGGGGGGCGGACAGATCAGCACCGTGACCGACCATTCCGGATTGTACTCGGCCAAGGTGACATTGGGCGACGGCTCGACCAGGATTACCGAGGTTCTGGTCATTCAGATGACCAACGGCGACACGTTCGTGACAGATCTCATGAACAGCGGCGACCTCGACGGCCTGAATATTCAAAGCATCGCGTTGGAGTCAGCAGGAAGCAGCAATTGGGGCGGGTGGTTTGTCAATCAAAGTGTGGATGGCACTGCCGTGGTCTGCTTTGCAAAGGGGACGGCCATCGACACGCCGGACGGACCGCGCCGGATCGAGACGCTGGCGCAGGGCGATCCCGTCTGCACCGAGGCGGGCGGCACGCTGCCCGTCCTGTGGATCAGCCACAGGATGGCGCCCTGCGGCGCACGCACGGCCCCGGTCGAAATTTCCGCCGGAGCCCTTGGAGGCGGCCTGCCGCGCCGAACTCTGCGAGTGTCGCCGCAGCACCGCATTCTCATCGGCTCCAAAATCACCCGAAGGATGTGCGGCGCCGCGCGTGTATTCGTGCCCGCCGTACATTTGGTGGGCTATCCGGGGATCAAGCGATGCCTGCGGGACAAGGTGATAGATTACTACCACATCCTGCTTGACGGCCATCATGTGGTCCTCGCGGAAGGCGCGCCTGCCGAAAGCTTGTTTCCCGGCGTGCAGGCGCTGAGGGCATTTTCGACCTTCAGGCAGCTGGAGCTCGCGCGTCTGAACCTTGCCGTCTCGCAGCCTATGGAGGCATGGCAGATCGCATATCCTGTTCTACCGTCCGGCATGCGCCGGACCTATTTGCAGCGCCACCGCAAGAATGCCAAACCGCTGATTGATGCGCGTTCTGCGCAGCGCGCTGATGTAGATGGTCAGGCCCAGGTCATGCGCGCGTCTCAGGCTGCAAATGGGGCCGCAATTTCTGCCAAAGCCTGAGCACTTCGCGCCCGAAGCTGTAATCGCGCCTCCGGACGGCGCGATAGGGCAGTGCGAGCCCCCCGCGCGCGCCTGAAATCGCCCGTTCAGATTGGCTATCAAACCAGATACGCTGGGCCAAACAGCCGGAGCCGATGCCATGATCCCCACCAGCCAGACTGCGACAACCCGCCTGCTCTATACCGTGATCGGTGGCGGCGCAGGCCTTTGCACCTATGTGCTGGCCATGATCGTCCCCGAGGCTGTTGCCCATGCGCGGGCCGTCCTTTTCCTGCTATCCTTCGGATTGGGCTTCCTGGCGATCCTGTTGGCGCTGATGGGGCCGGTGCGCGTCACGCTCGCCGCTGCCGCCGCGCTGGGCATTGCGCTGCCGGCTGCGCTTTTGCTGCTCTGGGCCAGTTATCGTCACGAGACCCCCAGCGCCTTTCTGGACGGGGGCTATGGCTTGGCCGCGTTCCTTTATCTGCTCTTCATTTCGACCCCTTTCGCGGTCGCGCGGCTGCAGCATCATGGCGGATGGCGGCATTACGGACTGCTCTTCGATGCGGCTTGGGATCTGGTGGTGCGCATCGCCTCGGCTGGGCTGTTCGTGGGCGTGGTCTGGGCGGTCCTCTTGCTGTCGGATCAGCTTCTGGGCCTTGTCGGGATCAGCGCCGTGCAGGATCTCATTGACCTCGAACCTGTGCCGTTTCTGATTACCGGCATGGCACTTGGCCTCAGCCTCGCCATCGTGCACGAGTTGCGCGATTACGTCTCGCCGTTCCTCATCATCCAGCTTCTGCGCGTGTTTTTGCCCGCGCTGCTCGTGGTGCTGGCGGTCTTTATCCTGGCGCTACCGTTTCGCGGTCTGGGCAATCTTTTTGGCCAATACTCGGCGGCGGCGATCCTATTGGGGGTGACAGGCGGGGGGATCACCCTGATTACAACGGCTATTCACCGCGACGATTCGCTGTCGGTCGAGGGGTGGGGAATGCGCAGCGCCGCGCAGGCGCTTAGTGTGATGCTGGTCGTGCCGGCGTTGCTGGCGCTATGGGCGATCTGGCTGCGGGTCGATCAATACGGGCTTACGCCGAACCGCATCGCCGCTCTCGTCGCTGCCGGAATAGTGGCGATTTATGCACTGTTCTACGCAGGCGCGGTGCTGCGGCGCCGCGCGTGGCGGGCGGATCAGCGCGATATCAACCGGGGCATGGCGGTCCTGACGCTCGCCTTCGCAGCCGCGTGGCTGACACCGATCCTGAATGCCGAGCGGATGGCCGCCCGGAGCCAGCTGGCGCGCGCTGAGGCGGGCACACCGCCCAAGGATCTGCCCCTGTGGGAGCTGGCCAATGACTGGGGCAAGGCTGGCAAGCTGGCGCTGAGCCGGATCGAGGACATGGCGGCGGATGACCCCGATCTGCAATCGCGCATCGCCGCCGCCCGGCGCAGCGACAGCCGCTGGTCCTATGAGGCGCAAGGCGGGCTCACGCGGATCGACGGTCTCGTGCCGCTCCGCCCCGAAGGGCGCAGCCTGCCGCCGGGCGCGCTTGATACGCTGCATGAGGGTGACCGGCGCCTCATTGCCGACGGTTGCGCGCGCCGTGCACCGGGCGGGCATCCTGGCTGTGTCCTGGTCATCGCCCCGTTCGAGCCCGGCGCCGGAGCCGAGCAAGCCATTGGATTCTTCATGACATCGCCGACCACCGTGGTCTTGAGGTCCTTCACTCTTGGTGAAGATACCATCGAGACAGCGGGCTATCCCAGCGATCTGGCGGGGGGCGGCTATGTCGCGTCGGGGCCCGAGGTGATCACCGAGATCCTCGAGGGCCGTTTCGACATCGTACCTGCGGCGCGCCAGGTGCTGGAGGTGGATGGCATGCGACTCTTTCCCTGACCGTGGCGGATCGTAGCAATGCATCCTGATGCGCATTGGCGAATTGTTAACACAGCGGCGGCATAGTCATTTCCAACTGCAGCGGAGATGAAGATGCACGGGCTGATCAATCGGGCCATCGAGCGATTTGTACGCGACACCTACGGACGTGAGGTCTGGGGCGCGGTGACGCGCGACGCCGATCTGGACTTCACGCGGTTCGAGGCGATGCTCGACTACGACGCAGCGATCACTGACCGGGTGCTGGCCGCGCTCGCACGCAGGTTGGATCGGCCTTTGCCGGATGTTCTGGAGGATGTGGGCACCTATCTGGTGTCGCACCCCAAGCTGGAATCCCTGCGCCGCCTTCTGCGCTTTGGTGGGCCGACCTTCACGGAATTCCTGCACTCGCTCGATGATCTGCCCGCGCGCGCGGCGCTGGCTGTCTCGGATCTCAAATTGCCGGAACTCGAGCTGCGCGAGCACGCAGAGAATTTTTATGCTATCGACTGTCATAGCGGCGCACCCGGATTCGGCTACGTGATCGTCGGTCTATTGCGCGCGCTGGCCGATGATTACGGCGCGTTGGTCCTGCTCGAGCATAAGGGCATGCGCAATGGATGCGAAATTGTCGAAGTGCGTCTGATGGCGGCAGAGCATGCCAGGGGCCGCAAGTTCGATCTGGGCGCGAGGACGGCATGAAGATCAACGCAGACGATGGTGAGGCGCGCGCGCCCGCGCAACCCAGCGATACCAAGGCACCGGAGCTGAGCCGCGGTGATGCCACGGCTCTTGAAGGGGCAGGGCCCGATACCAGCGCCCATGCCGCGATGATGGACGTTATCTGCCCGATGCACGCTGTTCTGGACGGCGCCGGACGCGTGGTCCATGCCGGCCCGACACTCTTCAAGCTGTTCGCGTCGCAGCCCCTGATCGGGGTGCGTTTTGCCGAGCTTTTCGAGATAAAGCGCCCGCGTGGCGACGGCTCCATGCGCGCGCTTATGCAGGCGGCAGGAAGCAAGATGCATCTGCGCATGCGTGGCGGCCCGCGCACCGATCTGAAGGGCGTTCTGGTGCCGCTGGCGGACGGCACCGGGCCGCGCGACGGCGCGCTGGTGAATCTCTCCTTCGGGATCTCGGTCGTGTCCGCCGTGCGCGACTATGGCCTGACGGGCAGTGATTTTGCGGCGACGGACCTGGCCGTCGAGATGCTGTATCTGGTAGAGGCCAAGAATGCCGCGATGGAGGCGTCGCGCACATTGAACCTGCGTTTGCAGGGCGCGATGATCGCCGCCGAGGAGCAGGCTTATACCGATACGCTGACCGGCCTGCGCAACCGCCGCGCGCTGGATTACGTTCTGGACCGCATGAGCGAGGTGGAACAGGATTTCGCGCTGATCCATGTGGATCTTGATTTCTTCAAGGCTGTCAACGACACGGGCGGGCACGCGGCGGGGGACCACGTCTTGCGCGAGGTTGCGCGCATCATGGTCGAGGAAACCCGCAGCGACGATACCGTCGCGCGCATTGGTGGCGACGAATTCGTCCTGGTACTCAAGAGGCTGACGGATCCAGCAAGGGTGCGTGACATCGCGGCCCGCGTGATCGAGCGCCTGCAGCAGCCCATTGAGTACGGTGGCGAGGTCTATCAGATCTCTGCCAGTGCCGGTTCGGTTCTGTCCTGTCACTACCCCCGGCCCAGTATTGCGCTGATGATGGAGCAGGCCGATGCTGCGCTTTATGCGGCCAAGAACCGCGGCCGCGGCTGCCACGTTGCCTTCGCCACCGACATGGAGCCCTCCTGACAGGCCAAGGCGGGCAAGGCCCAATCGGCAGACCCGTCTGGCGACAGCCCCGGATATTGCCAGGCCCAAAGCTGGAGGCACCGCAGCACCGCGGCGCGCTCTCACCAAATAGATCTGCTCTGACAGTCCGCGCTCAGACCTTCTGCTCGGATGTCCCTGCGGTCTCGGAGAGTTCGCGGTCGGCCTCGGGCACATCCAGCGTCGACCAGATCTCATCCTTGGTCGGGGGCGG
Encoded here:
- a CDS encoding ABC transporter permease translates to MNRAASITASALVALAAWQALVILTGVPRFILPGPALVAETLWDSRALIAYHTMITGTEVLAGLALGALFGGLTAIGLAASPIARSLVRPMLIFSQAVPVFALAPILTLWFGYGIGSKVVMTLLVIYFPVTSAFFDALMRTPQSWIDMARLMGASPARIMRHIRIPAALPGFASGLRLAAVYAPIGAIIGEWVGASKGLGYLMLLANGRAKTDLMFAALIVLAVFTVLLHAAVDRACRATLDKNA
- a CDS encoding trimethylamine methyltransferase family protein; amino-acid sequence: MAEALKRKGRSGGRAGNTGRRGTAVIEQMPWAPPLNIDRPTEPLDDVGVAAIHNGAMRILEEIGIEILNAEALEVFRASTGCTIAGTNLRMGRDFVMEMIALAPESWTITPRNPDRQITMGGRHLNFGNVSSPPSYWDMKLGRKVTGTREMCANLLKLSQYFNCIHFVGGYPVEPQDIHASVRHLDVLYDKLTLTDKVAHAYSLGRERVEDVMEMVRIAGGLSHAEFDATPRMYTNINSTSPLKHDEPMLDGWMRLARRGQGLVVTPFTLAGAMAPVTMAGAVAQSLAEALVAVVLAQLVRPGAPCAIGTFTSNVDMKSGAPAFGTPEYMRATQMTGQLCRLYKLPMRASGVCAANVPDAQATWETSNSLWSAVQSGAHMVYHAAGWLEGGLIASPEKFVMDCEILQHIQRYMDPSLTATGPDEIAVEAIAEVGNQGHFFGIQHTQDRYATAFYQPFLSDWRNFEAWEAAGGVWTAQRAHQVVQDILASFEAPPMEDAIREELADFVARRKSEGGAPTDF
- a CDS encoding DMT family transporter, with product MTRHPAFGLALASFGALVLTPDAMFLRLSEMSGPQMLGWRGIFMGLSLTLIWVLTSRTRRADLALLTSGAGLAIVACQFFNSSFFALGIGAAPVAIVLFGVATTPIWAALLAWAFLGERTARATWITIGVVAMGIGIAVLGGEDMKGTPGAVLFGAFAGLAVALMLAANFVVLRARPALPIPLLIGLGALCAGVAGVTATGPAQMTDGNVWAIAITGCIILPVSFLSLSIASRYTAAANVSLLLLLETVLGPAWVWLALGEALTPRMLLGGGIVVVAIATYLLHARRQARRYRAKTT
- a CDS encoding TenA family protein, whose amino-acid sequence is MMYGATFAAWRAEAAEPWHAYTHHPFVEGLGDGSLPRAAYLRYLVQDYLFLIHFSRAWALAVTKAGTVDEMRFAACTLDALLNEEIALHVATCAAEGLDEATLFTAEELPQNIAYTRYVLDAGHSGDFLDLLAALAPCVLGYGEIGLRLSAAKGKTPYADWIDTYAGEGNQQVCHEVGALLDAAVTRQLGDRPMESPRWPQLSHRFVTATRLEIGFWDMALPE
- a CDS encoding DUF4153 domain-containing protein; translation: MIPTSQTATTRLLYTVIGGGAGLCTYVLAMIVPEAVAHARAVLFLLSFGLGFLAILLALMGPVRVTLAAAAALGIALPAALLLLWASYRHETPSAFLDGGYGLAAFLYLLFISTPFAVARLQHHGGWRHYGLLFDAAWDLVVRIASAGLFVGVVWAVLLLSDQLLGLVGISAVQDLIDLEPVPFLITGMALGLSLAIVHELRDYVSPFLIIQLLRVFLPALLVVLAVFILALPFRGLGNLFGQYSAAAILLGVTGGGITLITTAIHRDDSLSVEGWGMRSAAQALSVMLVVPALLALWAIWLRVDQYGLTPNRIAALVAAGIVAIYALFYAGAVLRRRAWRADQRDINRGMAVLTLAFAAAWLTPILNAERMAARSQLARAEAGTPPKDLPLWELANDWGKAGKLALSRIEDMAADDPDLQSRIAAARRSDSRWSYEAQGGLTRIDGLVPLRPEGRSLPPGALDTLHEGDRRLIADGCARRAPGGHPGCVLVIAPFEPGAGAEQAIGFFMTSPTTVVLRSFTLGEDTIETAGYPSDLAGGGYVASGPEVITEILEGRFDIVPAARQVLEVDGMRLFP
- a CDS encoding GGDEF domain-containing protein, with the protein product MKINADDGEARAPAQPSDTKAPELSRGDATALEGAGPDTSAHAAMMDVICPMHAVLDGAGRVVHAGPTLFKLFASQPLIGVRFAELFEIKRPRGDGSMRALMQAAGSKMHLRMRGGPRTDLKGVLVPLADGTGPRDGALVNLSFGISVVSAVRDYGLTGSDFAATDLAVEMLYLVEAKNAAMEASRTLNLRLQGAMIAAEEQAYTDTLTGLRNRRALDYVLDRMSEVEQDFALIHVDLDFFKAVNDTGGHAAGDHVLREVARIMVEETRSDDTVARIGGDEFVLVLKRLTDPARVRDIAARVIERLQQPIEYGGEVYQISASAGSVLSCHYPRPSIALMMEQADAALYAAKNRGRGCHVAFATDMEPS
- a CDS encoding ABC transporter substrate-binding protein; this translates as MKPLAAALISTATFLASTPALAQDKMTLVLDWFINPNHGPIIVAQERGYFADAGLEVEVVAPADASSPPKMVAAGQADLGISYQPQLHLQVAEGLPLIRVGTLVASPLNCLLVLEDGPIKQIADLKGAKIGYSVAGVEEALMDAILGANDITLDEVEMINVNWSLGPSVMSGQVDAVIGAYRNFELNQMEIEGAPGKCFFIEEEGVPPYDELIYVANPETMDADMISRFMRATELATQYIVNHPDESWEIFKSTSTELDDELNARAWADTLPRFALRPAAVDTARYTQFERFLSEAGLIEGTRPLSQLAIDPGAAQGAQ
- a CDS encoding ABC transporter ATP-binding protein, producing the protein MSAPGLTLTGSVSVAGTPVVPHIALTVAPGSWTCLLGPSGIGKSTLLRVIAGIADEAELTGTLTISDGAPLRGRVALMSQSDLLLPWLSVTENVMLGARLRGDPAQPQRAIAMIERVGLSEHLEKKPGQLSGGQRQRAALARTLMEDRPLILLDEPFSALDARTRAQMQDLTAELLTGHTVLMVTHDPAEAARLGTAIEILSETGLTPWRVPPGAPPRPVDDADTLQAQGALLAALRGPGRDAS
- a CDS encoding Hint domain-containing protein, translated to MPIFLFIGNFAQIDTNETDWDAESPNALLGTYGKDVLQNVTVSANDLDGSGGINDDDRGARVEPVTYDRGGGQISTVTDHSGLYSAKVTLGDGSTRITEVLVIQMTNGDTFVTDLMNSGDLDGLNIQSIALESAGSSNWGGWFVNQSVDGTAVVCFAKGTAIDTPDGPRRIETLAQGDPVCTEAGGTLPVLWISHRMAPCGARTAPVEISAGALGGGLPRRTLRVSPQHRILIGSKITRRMCGAARVFVPAVHLVGYPGIKRCLRDKVIDYYHILLDGHHVVLAEGAPAESLFPGVQALRAFSTFRQLELARLNLAVSQPMEAWQIAYPVLPSGMRRTYLQRHRKNAKPLIDARSAQRADVDGQAQVMRASQAANGAAISAKA
- a CDS encoding heme NO-binding domain-containing protein, producing the protein MHGLINRAIERFVRDTYGREVWGAVTRDADLDFTRFEAMLDYDAAITDRVLAALARRLDRPLPDVLEDVGTYLVSHPKLESLRRLLRFGGPTFTEFLHSLDDLPARAALAVSDLKLPELELREHAENFYAIDCHSGAPGFGYVIVGLLRALADDYGALVLLEHKGMRNGCEIVEVRLMAAEHARGRKFDLGARTA